In Pseudomonas oryzicola, one DNA window encodes the following:
- a CDS encoding DUF2591 domain-containing protein, with protein MTDLIEVRVSNLVGEALGWAVGKAEGLDLQLAPPGYNGVPWRVFARYQGQAIEHTKRFNPWEDWALGGPLIDKYKLDLGAPLENKSGPWNANTEWGHPLGQKGETALVAVCRAIVAHMLGDTVQVPKELMP; from the coding sequence ATGACCGACCTGATCGAAGTGAGGGTATCCAACCTGGTCGGCGAGGCCTTGGGCTGGGCAGTAGGAAAGGCAGAAGGCCTGGACCTGCAACTGGCCCCGCCCGGCTACAACGGCGTTCCGTGGCGGGTGTTTGCGCGGTACCAAGGTCAGGCCATCGAACACACCAAACGCTTCAACCCGTGGGAGGACTGGGCGCTGGGCGGCCCTTTGATCGATAAGTACAAGCTTGATCTTGGCGCGCCGCTGGAGAACAAATCAGGCCCCTGGAATGCCAACACCGAATGGGGTCACCCGTTAGGCCAGAAAGGCGAAACGGCTCTGGTTGCGGTCTGTCGTGCAATCGTAGCCCACATGCTCGGCGATACCGTCCAGGTGCCCAAGGAGCTGATGCCATGA